The Patescibacteria group bacterium nucleotide sequence TATTTCCTGTACCATCTGCTCGTGCCTTAATTCGTCCGCCATAATTCCCTCGACATACTTGCGGTCCACCGGATCACTGATCAATGGCACGAGGCCCCGGTACAAAGTATAGGCTTGGCGCTCCATGCCCTTTAATTCGTTGAAGTCGCGGTACAATTTTTCGTTGGCTTCGTTCATATTATTTAATATTTATTTACCAATGCCTGAAGAATGCTTTCGTGGCGCTTGGAATCGTTTTTTAACTTGGTCAGTATTTCAACGATCTTCTGCTTGTGCGCCTCCGGTAAGCCAATGAACTCCTCGGTTTTCACGATATCGTCCGCCAGAACCGCCACGACCTTTTCTTCGAACATTACTCCGCTCTTGATCATGCGTTGAGGCGTTTCCTTTTCTACGCTGGGTATGTTTATGTCCTCCATAATTTTACGGGGTCACTTATTAATGCTTATCTTTTTCGAGCCGCCCGGCTTTGCGCAGGCTGGCTCGCAATAACCATTCGATTTGTCCGTTTAGACTACGCAAGTCCGCGTCCGCCCAACGCTGCAACGCGGATAGTATATCCGCGTCCATGCGCAGCAGAAATGGCTTTTGTTTTGATTTAGCCATTAGCTATTGATACAGCGTACCCGCGTTAACCACCGGCTGGGCGTCGCGATCGCTGGTTAGCACTACCAGCAGATTGCTGACCATGGTAGCCTTGCGTTCTTCGTCGAGCGTGACAATGTGATCTTTTTCCAGTTTCTCCAGCGCCATCTGTACCATGCTGACCGCGCCTTCCACGATCTGCTGTCGCGCGGCAATAATCGCGCCGGCCTGTTGGCGCCGCAACATGGCGCCGGCGATTTCGGGTGCGTATGCCAGATGGCTGATCCTGGCTTCAATGACTTCGACGCCGGCCTTGGCTAGCCGTTCGTGAATCTCCCCGCGCAATTTATCCGCCACATCCGACGTGTTGC carries:
- a CDS encoding ferritin-like domain-containing protein — its product is MNEANEKLYRDFNELKGMERQAYTLYRGLVPLISDPVDRKYVEGIMADELRHEQMVQEILDLLETD
- a CDS encoding Arc family DNA-binding protein gives rise to the protein MAKSKQKPFLLRMDADILSALQRWADADLRSLNGQIEWLLRASLRKAGRLEKDKH